In one window of Carassius carassius chromosome 38, fCarCar2.1, whole genome shotgun sequence DNA:
- the LOC132119061 gene encoding guanylin-like has translation MKTILSVAFLIVALCLVSEAVQVQEGDFSFSLDSVKVLQQLIDQPRTQNPRLTKTSYFSVCSNPTLPQEFVPLCMKRGATKSFARLASVPVDVCEICAFAACTGC, from the exons ATGAAAACCATTTTGTCTGTCGCTTTCCTCATTGTGGCTCTTTGCCTGGTCTCTGAGGCTGTGCAAGTCCAG GAAGGCGATTTTTCCTTTTCACTGGACTCGGTGAAAGTTCTCCAGCAATTAATCGACCAACCACGAACACAAAACCCTCGGTTGACCAAGACGAGCTACTTTTCTGTATGTTCCAATCCAACGCTGCCTCAGGAGTTTGTGCCTCTGTGCATGAAGAGAGGAGCAACAAAGTCCTTCGCTAGGCTAG CATCTGTGCCTGTAGACGTCTGTGAAATATGTGCTTTTGCGGCCTGTACCGGTTGCTAA